In a single window of the Platichthys flesus chromosome 5, fPlaFle2.1, whole genome shotgun sequence genome:
- the LOC133953153 gene encoding protein tweety homolog 3-like isoform X2 — MAAVVNYSPPWWVNLLHRLPHFNIEFQTVSSDFRPEDSEYQKSVLLLGAVALLCLGLDLLFLLFYSFWLCCRRRKSDDSSHSHSHSQQPSADCCCTAWCVIIATLVCSAGIAVGFYGNGESSDGANRLAYSLRHANRTVSGVEKLVSDSALALNQTVEENLVQLETAFQDQTDYVSIVQKLQGQLDELVRLMVDVPFWSNTDVSLEDLARKTEAFDFYRWMGYLGLLLFDVLICLLVLFGLIRNSRGTLIGVCLLGVLTLIISWASLGMELAVAASASDFCASPDTYITRVTKENAVINQDILQYYLRCSPGQINPFQQRLSGSHKALVEMQDDVAELLRSATRDYANTKGSLEQIQSVLNSTEVGLHQLTALVDCRSLHMDYVQALTGLCYDGVEGVIYLVLFSFVTALMFSSIVCSVPHTWPGKRSQNANFQNPRCENTPLIGRESPPPSYTSSMRAKYLATNRPDQNRRSVPNDQLDPTSRPHPAARPQSSVH, encoded by the exons ATGGCGGCGGTGGTGAACTACTCTCCACCGTGGTGGGTGAATCTGCTTCACAGGCTGCCTCATTTCAACATCGAGTTCCAGACGGTGAGCAGTGACTTCAGGCCCGAGGACTCCGAGTATCAAAAG TCCGTCTTGCTGCTCGGTGCTGTGGCCTTGCTGTGTTTGGGCCTGgacctcctctttctccttttctacTCCTTCTGGCTCTGCTGCCGGAGACGCAAGAGTGACGACTCCTCTCACTCCCATTCCCACTCGCAGCAGCCGAGCGCTGACTGCTGCTGCACGGCCTGGTGCGTCATCATCGCCACACTTGTCTGCAG TGCTGGCATCGCCGTGGGCTTCTACGGGAATGGAGAGTCGAGCGATGGAGCCAATCGTTTGGCGTACTCCCTCCGCCATGCCAACCGCACCGTCTCTGGGGTGGAGAAACTG GTGTCTGACAGCGCCCTAGCCTTAAACCAGACCGTGGAGGAGAACCTGGTCCAGTTGGAGACGGCCTTCCAGGACCAGACAGACTACGTGTCCATCGTCCAGAAGCTGCAGGGCCAGCTGGATGAGCTGGTGAGGCTGATGGTGGACGTTCCCTTCTGGTCCAATACCGATGTGTCACTGGAGGACTTGGCCCGCAAGACTGAGGCTTTTGACTTTTACAG GTGGATGGGATACCTGggcctgctgctgtttgatgtACTCATCTGTCTCCTGGTGCTCTTCGGCTTGATTCGTAACTCCAGAGGAACTCTCATCGG CGTGTGTCTGCTGGGGGTTCTGACTCTGATCATCAGCTGGGCTTCTCTCGGCATGGAACTGGCTGTCGCTGCT TCAGCCAGCGACTTCTGCGCCTCCCCAGATACCTACATCACCAGGGTCACCAAGGAAAACGCTGTCATCAACCAAG ATATCCTGCAGTATTACCTGAGGTGCAGCCCTGGCCAAATTAATCCCTTCCAGCAG aGGCTGTCAGGGAGTCACAAAGCATTGGTGGagatgcaggatgatgtggcaGAGCTACTGAGATCAGCAACACGTGATTATGCCAACACTAAG gggagTCTCGAGCAAATCCAATCTGTGCTGAATTCCACGGAGGTCGGTCTTCACCAGCTGACGGCTCTGGTCGACTGTCGCAGCCTCCACATG gaCTACGTTCAGGCATTAACAGGCCTGTGTTATGACGGAGTGGAGGGTGTCATCTACCTGGTTCTCTTCTCCTTCGTCACCGCTCTGATGTTCTCCTCCATCGTGTGCAGCGTGCCACACACCTGGCCCGGCaagag GAGCCAGAACGCAAACTTTCAGAACCCTCGGTGTGAGAACACCCCCCTGATTGGCAGGGAGTCCCCTCCACCCTCT TACACCTCTAGTATGAGAGCGAAGTACCTGGCCACCAACCGACCAGACCAGAACCGACGCTCCGTTCCCAACGACCAACTGGACCCGACTAGCCGGCCTCACCCCGCCGCCCGACCCCAGTCGTCAGTCCACTAG
- the LOC133953153 gene encoding protein tweety homolog 3-like isoform X1: MAAVVNYSPPWWVNLLHRLPHFNIEFQTVSSDFRPEDSEYQKSVLLLGAVALLCLGLDLLFLLFYSFWLCCRRRKSDDSSHSHSHSQQPSADCCCTAWCVIIATLVCSAGIAVGFYGNGESSDGANRLAYSLRHANRTVSGVEKLVSDSALALNQTVEENLVQLETAFQDQTDYVSIVQKLQGQLDELVRLMVDVPFWSNTDVSLEDLARKTEAFDFYRWMGYLGLLLFDVLICLLVLFGLIRNSRGTLIGVCLLGVLTLIISWASLGMELAVAASASDFCASPDTYITRVTKENAVINQDILQYYLRCSPGQINPFQQRLSGSHKALVEMQDDVAELLRSATRDYANTKGSLEQIQSVLNSTEVGLHQLTALVDCRSLHMDYVQALTGLCYDGVEGVIYLVLFSFVTALMFSSIVCSVPHTWPGKRTDEEDGEDESAASRGGVHDNLYRVHMPSLYSCGSSYGSEASLPATAHTVSNAPVTEYMSQNANFQNPRCENTPLIGRESPPPSYTSSMRAKYLATNRPDQNRRSVPNDQLDPTSRPHPAARPQSSVH; encoded by the exons ATGGCGGCGGTGGTGAACTACTCTCCACCGTGGTGGGTGAATCTGCTTCACAGGCTGCCTCATTTCAACATCGAGTTCCAGACGGTGAGCAGTGACTTCAGGCCCGAGGACTCCGAGTATCAAAAG TCCGTCTTGCTGCTCGGTGCTGTGGCCTTGCTGTGTTTGGGCCTGgacctcctctttctccttttctacTCCTTCTGGCTCTGCTGCCGGAGACGCAAGAGTGACGACTCCTCTCACTCCCATTCCCACTCGCAGCAGCCGAGCGCTGACTGCTGCTGCACGGCCTGGTGCGTCATCATCGCCACACTTGTCTGCAG TGCTGGCATCGCCGTGGGCTTCTACGGGAATGGAGAGTCGAGCGATGGAGCCAATCGTTTGGCGTACTCCCTCCGCCATGCCAACCGCACCGTCTCTGGGGTGGAGAAACTG GTGTCTGACAGCGCCCTAGCCTTAAACCAGACCGTGGAGGAGAACCTGGTCCAGTTGGAGACGGCCTTCCAGGACCAGACAGACTACGTGTCCATCGTCCAGAAGCTGCAGGGCCAGCTGGATGAGCTGGTGAGGCTGATGGTGGACGTTCCCTTCTGGTCCAATACCGATGTGTCACTGGAGGACTTGGCCCGCAAGACTGAGGCTTTTGACTTTTACAG GTGGATGGGATACCTGggcctgctgctgtttgatgtACTCATCTGTCTCCTGGTGCTCTTCGGCTTGATTCGTAACTCCAGAGGAACTCTCATCGG CGTGTGTCTGCTGGGGGTTCTGACTCTGATCATCAGCTGGGCTTCTCTCGGCATGGAACTGGCTGTCGCTGCT TCAGCCAGCGACTTCTGCGCCTCCCCAGATACCTACATCACCAGGGTCACCAAGGAAAACGCTGTCATCAACCAAG ATATCCTGCAGTATTACCTGAGGTGCAGCCCTGGCCAAATTAATCCCTTCCAGCAG aGGCTGTCAGGGAGTCACAAAGCATTGGTGGagatgcaggatgatgtggcaGAGCTACTGAGATCAGCAACACGTGATTATGCCAACACTAAG gggagTCTCGAGCAAATCCAATCTGTGCTGAATTCCACGGAGGTCGGTCTTCACCAGCTGACGGCTCTGGTCGACTGTCGCAGCCTCCACATG gaCTACGTTCAGGCATTAACAGGCCTGTGTTATGACGGAGTGGAGGGTGTCATCTACCTGGTTCTCTTCTCCTTCGTCACCGCTCTGATGTTCTCCTCCATCGTGTGCAGCGTGCCACACACCTGGCCCGGCaagag GACggatgaggaagatggagaggacGAGTCGGCCGCCTCACGTGGCGGCGTGCACGATAACCTGTACCGCGTTCACATGCCCAGTCTCTACAGCTGTGGCTCCAGCTACGGTAGCGAAGCTAGCCTGCCCGCTACGGCCCACACTGTCAGCAATGCCCCCGTCACTGAATACAT GAGCCAGAACGCAAACTTTCAGAACCCTCGGTGTGAGAACACCCCCCTGATTGGCAGGGAGTCCCCTCCACCCTCT TACACCTCTAGTATGAGAGCGAAGTACCTGGCCACCAACCGACCAGACCAGAACCGACGCTCCGTTCCCAACGACCAACTGGACCCGACTAGCCGGCCTCACCCCGCCGCCCGACCCCAGTCGTCAGTCCACTAG